One window from the genome of Carcharodon carcharias isolate sCarCar2 chromosome 9, sCarCar2.pri, whole genome shotgun sequence encodes:
- the pgk1 gene encoding phosphoglycerate kinase 1 isoform X1 — protein sequence MSLSNKLTLDKVEVKGKRVIMRVDFNVPMKDHHITNNQRIKAAIPSIQHCLNHGAKSVVLMSHLGRPDGVPMPEKFSLAPVAEELKKLMGRNIIFLKDCVGSEVEKACANPADGSVILLENLRFHVEEEGKGKDASGNKVKANDEKVKSFRASLSKLGDVYVNDAFGTAHRAHSSMVGVNLPEKAAGFLLKKELEYFAKALEHPERPFLAILGGAKVQDKIQLISNLLDKVNEMIIGGGMAFTFLKVLNNMEIGNSLYDEEGSKIVHELMAKAKKNGVIITLPEDFVTADKFDEHANVGAATVAAGIPANWMGLDCGPESLKKFAAAVGRAKLIVWNGPVGVFEWDKFASGTKGVMDKVVEVTHKGSISIIGGGDTATCCAKWNTEDKVSHVSTGGGASLELLEGKVLPGVDALSSI from the exons ATGTCTCTATCTAACAAACTGACCTTGGATAAAGTCGAGGTGAAGGGGAAGAGAGTGAtaatgag GGTGGACTTCAATGTACCAATGAAGGATCACCATATCACCAACAACCAAAG GATTAAAGCTGCAATTCCAAGTATTCAGCACTGTTTAAACCATGGAGCCAAGTCGGTGGTTCTCATGAGCCACTTGGGAAGgcctgatggtgttcccatgcctgaGAAGTTTTCACTGGCTCCAGTTGCAGAGGAATTGAAGAAACTTATGGGAAG GAATATTATCTTCCTGAAAGATTGCGTGGGATCTGAAGTTGAGAAGGCATGTGCTAACCCAGCTGATGGAAGTGTGATTCTCCTGGAAAATCTACGATTCCATGTTGAAGAGGAGGGAAAAGGAAAAGATGCATCTGGGAATAAG GTTAAAGCAAATGATGAAAAGGTTAAGAGTTTCCGAGCCTCACTGTCGAAGTTGGGTGATGTGTATGTCAACGATGCTTTTGGAACAGCTCACAGAGCTCACAG TTCCATGGTTGGTGTAAATTTGCCAGAGAAAGCTGCTGGTTTTCTGTTGAAGAAGGAGCTTGAATATTTTGCCAAAGCTCTAGAACACCCTGAAAGACCCTTCCTTGCCATTCTGGGTGG GGCTAAAGTCCAGGACAAGATTCAGCTTATCAGTAACTTGCTCGATAAGGTGAATGAAATGATTATCGGAGGAGGCATGGCATTTACATTTCTGAAGGTCCTCAATAATATGGAG ATTGGCAATTCCCTCTATGATGAAGAAGGGTCTAAAATAGTACATGAGCTGATGGCTAAGGCTAAGAAAAATGGGGTGATCATTACGCTGCCTGAAGATTTTGTAACTGCTGATAAATTTGATGAACATGCCAATGTTGGAGCAGCCACTGTGGCTGCAGGAATCCCAGCAAATTGGATG GGTCTTGATTGTGGTCCCGAGAGTCTTAAGAagtttgctgctgctgtgggcagggCCAAGCTGATTGTATGGAATGGTCCTGTCGGTGTGTTTGAGTGGGACAAATTCGCCAGTGGCACCAAGGGAGTTATGGACAAAGTTGTGGAAGTTACCCATAAAGGTTCTATCTCTATTATTG GTGGTGGAGATACAGCCACTTGCTGTGCCAAGTGGAACACTGAAGACAAAGTCAGTCATGTTAGCACTGGAGGTGGAGCCAGTTTAGAACTGCTTGAAG GTAAAGTTCTTCCTGGAGTTGACGCTCTCAGCAGCATCTAA
- the pgk1 gene encoding phosphoglycerate kinase 1 isoform X2, with protein sequence MKDHHITNNQRIKAAIPSIQHCLNHGAKSVVLMSHLGRPDGVPMPEKFSLAPVAEELKKLMGRNIIFLKDCVGSEVEKACANPADGSVILLENLRFHVEEEGKGKDASGNKVKANDEKVKSFRASLSKLGDVYVNDAFGTAHRAHSSMVGVNLPEKAAGFLLKKELEYFAKALEHPERPFLAILGGAKVQDKIQLISNLLDKVNEMIIGGGMAFTFLKVLNNMEIGNSLYDEEGSKIVHELMAKAKKNGVIITLPEDFVTADKFDEHANVGAATVAAGIPANWMGLDCGPESLKKFAAAVGRAKLIVWNGPVGVFEWDKFASGTKGVMDKVVEVTHKGSISIIGGGDTATCCAKWNTEDKVSHVSTGGGASLELLEGKVLPGVDALSSI encoded by the exons ATGAAGGATCACCATATCACCAACAACCAAAG GATTAAAGCTGCAATTCCAAGTATTCAGCACTGTTTAAACCATGGAGCCAAGTCGGTGGTTCTCATGAGCCACTTGGGAAGgcctgatggtgttcccatgcctgaGAAGTTTTCACTGGCTCCAGTTGCAGAGGAATTGAAGAAACTTATGGGAAG GAATATTATCTTCCTGAAAGATTGCGTGGGATCTGAAGTTGAGAAGGCATGTGCTAACCCAGCTGATGGAAGTGTGATTCTCCTGGAAAATCTACGATTCCATGTTGAAGAGGAGGGAAAAGGAAAAGATGCATCTGGGAATAAG GTTAAAGCAAATGATGAAAAGGTTAAGAGTTTCCGAGCCTCACTGTCGAAGTTGGGTGATGTGTATGTCAACGATGCTTTTGGAACAGCTCACAGAGCTCACAG TTCCATGGTTGGTGTAAATTTGCCAGAGAAAGCTGCTGGTTTTCTGTTGAAGAAGGAGCTTGAATATTTTGCCAAAGCTCTAGAACACCCTGAAAGACCCTTCCTTGCCATTCTGGGTGG GGCTAAAGTCCAGGACAAGATTCAGCTTATCAGTAACTTGCTCGATAAGGTGAATGAAATGATTATCGGAGGAGGCATGGCATTTACATTTCTGAAGGTCCTCAATAATATGGAG ATTGGCAATTCCCTCTATGATGAAGAAGGGTCTAAAATAGTACATGAGCTGATGGCTAAGGCTAAGAAAAATGGGGTGATCATTACGCTGCCTGAAGATTTTGTAACTGCTGATAAATTTGATGAACATGCCAATGTTGGAGCAGCCACTGTGGCTGCAGGAATCCCAGCAAATTGGATG GGTCTTGATTGTGGTCCCGAGAGTCTTAAGAagtttgctgctgctgtgggcagggCCAAGCTGATTGTATGGAATGGTCCTGTCGGTGTGTTTGAGTGGGACAAATTCGCCAGTGGCACCAAGGGAGTTATGGACAAAGTTGTGGAAGTTACCCATAAAGGTTCTATCTCTATTATTG GTGGTGGAGATACAGCCACTTGCTGTGCCAAGTGGAACACTGAAGACAAAGTCAGTCATGTTAGCACTGGAGGTGGAGCCAGTTTAGAACTGCTTGAAG GTAAAGTTCTTCCTGGAGTTGACGCTCTCAGCAGCATCTAA